Proteins encoded within one genomic window of Empedobacter falsenii:
- a CDS encoding SulP family inorganic anion transporter, which yields MNLFQNWKKDIPASIVVFFVALPLCLGVALASGAPLFAGIIAGIVGGIVVGLISKSQIGVSGPAAGLVVIVLTAITDLGAYELFLVAVVIAGIFQILLGILKAGVIGYYFPSSVIKGMLCAIGISIFLKQIPLALGYTETFSFSNFSLDFITPGAIIITAISLFILIVWDNILGKKSNFFKLLPGSLVAVLVGILYQVTIGDTNHEVFSIDHNLLVKVPVPESVSDFLGQFTMPDFASGLTNPMVWQVAFTIAIVASLETLLSVEATDKLDPLKRQTPTNRELIAQGVGNSLAGLIGGLPVTQVIVRSSANAMSGGLTKLSTITHGVLLLVSVISIPMFLNLIPNAVLASILLVIGYKLGNPKQFLDMKKLGKDQLIPFAVTVIAILATDLLKGIIIGLIVGVVVSLIKSYNNSHVMLVKEGNVFHMNFAEEVTFVNRGAIVKELDGLKPGSNLELDVRKTRILDYDIIEYLDEFKVKAKNNNINIRLISERGTVDNPPSFREFFGYVLVAGAH from the coding sequence ATGAATCTTTTTCAAAATTGGAAAAAGGACATACCTGCGAGTATTGTTGTCTTTTTCGTTGCATTGCCTTTATGTTTAGGTGTTGCGTTGGCCAGTGGTGCGCCTTTATTTGCCGGAATTATTGCGGGAATTGTAGGAGGAATTGTTGTTGGTCTTATTTCTAAATCTCAAATTGGTGTTTCTGGTCCAGCGGCTGGTTTGGTCGTTATTGTATTAACTGCTATTACAGATTTGGGTGCTTACGAACTATTTTTAGTCGCGGTTGTTATCGCCGGAATTTTTCAGATATTACTAGGTATTCTAAAGGCTGGAGTTATTGGTTATTACTTTCCATCTTCGGTGATTAAAGGAATGTTGTGCGCGATTGGTATTTCAATTTTCTTGAAACAAATTCCGTTAGCGTTAGGATATACAGAAACGTTTAGTTTTAGTAATTTTAGTTTAGATTTTATCACGCCAGGAGCGATTATTATTACAGCAATCTCTTTATTTATCTTGATTGTTTGGGATAATATTTTAGGAAAAAAATCAAACTTTTTCAAATTATTACCAGGATCATTAGTAGCTGTATTAGTGGGTATTTTGTACCAAGTTACAATTGGTGATACCAACCACGAAGTATTTTCTATCGACCACAATTTATTAGTAAAAGTTCCTGTTCCTGAAAGTGTTTCAGATTTCTTAGGACAATTTACTATGCCCGATTTCGCCTCTGGATTAACAAATCCTATGGTTTGGCAAGTTGCATTTACCATCGCAATTGTAGCATCATTAGAAACTTTATTATCTGTAGAAGCAACTGATAAATTAGATCCTTTAAAGCGTCAAACACCTACAAATCGAGAATTGATTGCACAAGGTGTCGGAAACTCTTTAGCTGGTTTAATTGGAGGTTTACCTGTTACGCAAGTTATTGTACGTTCATCTGCAAATGCAATGAGTGGCGGACTTACAAAACTTTCTACAATTACGCACGGTGTTTTATTATTAGTGAGTGTGATCTCTATTCCAATGTTTTTAAATTTAATTCCAAATGCGGTTTTAGCCTCTATCCTATTGGTTATTGGATACAAATTAGGTAATCCGAAACAATTCTTGGATATGAAAAAATTAGGAAAAGATCAGTTAATTCCGTTCGCAGTAACAGTTATTGCAATTTTGGCAACAGATTTATTAAAGGGTATCATCATTGGTCTTATTGTTGGTGTAGTGGTTTCCTTAATCAAATCTTACAATAACTCGCACGTAATGTTGGTGAAAGAAGGAAATGTTTTCCATATGAATTTTGCTGAGGAGGTAACGTTTGTAAATCGCGGTGCAATTGTAAAAGAATTAGATGGTTTGAAACCTGGTTCTAATCTTGAATTAGATGTTCGTAAAACACGAATTTTAGATTATGATATTATTGAATATTTAGATGAATTTAAAGTCAAAGCAAAAAATAATAACATTAATATTCGACTAATTTCCGAACGTGGAACAGTCGATAATCCACCATCATTCAGAGAGTTTTTTGGTTACGTATTAGTTGCCGGAGCTCATTAA
- a CDS encoding S9 family peptidase, with translation MNRFSVLVASILISTTAMGQKVMTPELLWQVKKVAPVGVTKDQKNLIYKVTSTNVKTQEDTSKTYMISLAGGKASEIEDYKTLLADESLNKSQQYKAETDKVKLQKVFGSDYYPEMEKSNVQIYNELNYRHWDTWNDGNYDHLFVSENKEGSTKIDVLKDEPYSVSEFVWTPDGTKVLYVSKKKFGTDYALSTNTDIYQYDLATKTTKNITEGKMGYDNTPSFSSQGDFAFLSMERDGYEADKNDLIVRRGDIEMNITKHWDGTVQGYKWSNDGNKIYFNAPVGGTIQLFEVDVNFKMRKMPFIKQITKGDFDIADIKEIVGNKAIVTKTDINHAAEIYVVDLKSGALTQLTNENKEIFDNIALSDVKARKIKTTDGKEMFAWVIYPPNFDPNKKYPILLYCQGGPQSALTQFYSPRWNFQLMAAQGYIVIAPNRRGMPGHGVEWNEQISKDWGGQVMQDYLAAIDDISKESYVDKDRRGAVGASYGGYSVYYLAGIHEGRFKSFIAHNGVFDLKSMYGTTEEIFFTNWDAGGAWWETNNKAAQKTYSKFDPSSTELVNKWNTPMLIYVGGHDYRVPMGQGQEAYQILQLKGIKSRFIYFPEENHWVLKPQNSVIWHTEFFKWLKETL, from the coding sequence ATGAATAGATTTTCTGTATTAGTCGCAAGTATTTTGATATCGACAACAGCAATGGGACAAAAAGTAATGACGCCAGAACTTCTTTGGCAAGTAAAAAAAGTAGCTCCAGTTGGAGTAACGAAAGATCAAAAAAATCTGATTTACAAAGTAACTTCTACTAACGTAAAAACACAAGAAGATACATCGAAAACGTATATGATTTCGTTGGCAGGAGGAAAAGCTTCGGAAATCGAAGATTATAAAACGCTTTTGGCTGATGAATCGTTGAATAAATCTCAACAATATAAAGCAGAAACTGATAAAGTTAAATTACAAAAGGTTTTTGGTTCTGATTATTATCCAGAAATGGAGAAATCAAATGTGCAGATTTATAATGAATTAAATTACAGACATTGGGATACTTGGAATGATGGAAATTACGATCATTTATTTGTGTCAGAAAATAAAGAAGGTTCGACTAAAATTGATGTTTTAAAAGACGAACCATATTCTGTTTCAGAATTTGTTTGGACACCAGACGGAACAAAAGTTTTGTATGTTTCTAAGAAAAAATTCGGAACAGATTACGCATTAAGCACAAATACAGATATTTATCAATACGATTTAGCAACGAAAACGACAAAAAATATCACGGAAGGAAAAATGGGTTATGACAATACACCAAGTTTTTCTTCTCAAGGAGATTTTGCGTTTTTGAGCATGGAACGAGATGGTTACGAAGCAGATAAAAATGACTTAATCGTTCGTCGTGGTGATATCGAAATGAATATTACAAAACATTGGGACGGAACCGTACAAGGTTATAAATGGAGCAATGATGGTAACAAAATTTATTTCAATGCGCCAGTAGGAGGAACAATTCAATTATTTGAGGTTGATGTAAACTTCAAAATGAGAAAAATGCCTTTCATCAAACAAATTACAAAAGGTGATTTTGATATTGCAGACATCAAAGAAATTGTTGGTAATAAAGCAATTGTTACAAAAACAGATATCAATCACGCTGCAGAAATTTATGTGGTTGATTTAAAATCTGGAGCATTAACGCAATTAACAAACGAAAACAAAGAGATCTTCGATAATATTGCGTTGAGTGATGTAAAAGCACGTAAAATTAAAACAACAGACGGAAAAGAAATGTTTGCATGGGTAATTTATCCGCCAAATTTCGATCCGAATAAAAAATACCCAATTTTATTGTATTGTCAAGGTGGACCACAATCTGCTTTAACTCAATTCTATTCTCCTCGTTGGAATTTCCAATTAATGGCAGCACAAGGGTATATTGTAATTGCGCCAAACCGTCGTGGAATGCCAGGTCATGGAGTAGAGTGGAATGAGCAAATTTCTAAAGATTGGGGAGGACAAGTAATGCAAGATTATTTGGCTGCGATTGATGATATTTCGAAGGAATCTTATGTAGATAAAGATCGTCGTGGTGCTGTTGGTGCGTCTTACGGAGGATATTCTGTTTATTATTTAGCAGGTATTCACGAAGGTCGTTTCAAATCTTTTATTGCACATAATGGTGTTTTCGATTTGAAATCGATGTACGGAACTACAGAAGAAATTTTCTTTACAAACTGGGATGCTGGTGGCGCTTGGTGGGAAACAAATAACAAAGCTGCGCAAAAAACGTACTCTAAATTTGATCCAAGTAGTACAGAATTAGTAAATAAATGGAATACGCCAATGTTAATTTATGTTGGAGGTCATGATTATCGTGTGCCAATGGGACAAGGGCAAGAGGCTTATCAAATTTTACAATTGAAAGGAATCAAATCTCGTTTTATTTATTTCCCTGAAGAAAATCACTGGGTGTTAAAACCTCAGAATTCTGTGATTTGGCATACCGAATTTTTCAAATGGTTAAAAGAAACCTTGTAA
- a CDS encoding ATP-binding protein has protein sequence MINQIIKNCEDEEIQFLNEIQPFGYLIGIHKNSHQIEFFSQNIDELFEISTEKILSQHINQLHDFELDFDEVLNLEQGEFYRTNTKVNSKTYHLTVYHFDELIYLELEELIILENRLAYYNFSEQILYSKSISSTWDLLISSIKSLIHYERVMLYKFLEDGSGVVIAEEIDKGLDSYMGLRFPEFDIPKQARQLYLEKKSRLVADVDSKRIILIGNENYQKINLMYSSVRALSPIHLQYLRNANCEASFSISIVINEKLWGIVACQNSKPKFIPNQVRLQTELLTRQARLTYVNFKSTERLKFQNHFNETAIKLKENLLTEENLQQSMNNNLKEVLNLTKADGIALVNFDDVFVEGETPDKEEILRIKEWAFKRNSARLFTSNTFYLDYGQEIRLSPSSAGVMFCFLNQTYEHFIIWFKKEQVQTLDWAGEPSKIKNVDVINGDEIHSFSPRTSFKIWQENIKNKSFIWLDKEKYVAKEVIKLIIETLHLQSFKIHSLYEQLKEINDELDSFTYTVSHDLRTPLSVMKLNCQMLQRSLIDDEIKNDRLKSVIEEIDRMTQMMQDLLALSKAKKSEIVLSTIETKPIIEKIIHDVLLYYKTNDTQVVVEEIHNVLGDKTMFYEVFLNIIGNAIKYSSQAQHPIIKIWSELNEEEVIFKVKDNGIGIKQEDYNKMFKLFSRMSNTGNISGNGVGLSIAHRMMDRMNGGISFESKVGEETTFILTFKKI, from the coding sequence ATGATCAACCAAATCATCAAAAATTGTGAAGACGAAGAAATTCAGTTTCTCAACGAAATTCAACCTTTTGGATATTTGATAGGAATTCATAAAAATTCGCATCAAATTGAATTTTTTTCTCAAAATATTGATGAATTATTTGAAATTTCTACCGAAAAGATATTAAGCCAACATATTAATCAACTTCATGATTTTGAGCTTGATTTTGATGAGGTTTTGAATTTAGAACAAGGTGAATTTTACCGAACTAATACAAAAGTTAATTCAAAAACCTATCATTTAACAGTTTATCATTTTGATGAATTGATTTATTTAGAGTTAGAAGAATTAATTATTTTAGAAAACAGATTAGCTTATTATAATTTTTCTGAACAAATCCTGTACTCTAAGTCTATAAGCTCAACTTGGGATTTGTTAATTTCGTCTATCAAGAGTTTGATTCATTACGAGAGAGTAATGTTGTATAAATTTTTGGAAGATGGTAGTGGCGTTGTTATAGCGGAAGAAATTGATAAGGGATTAGATTCTTATATGGGTTTGCGTTTTCCCGAATTTGATATTCCTAAACAAGCACGTCAACTGTATTTAGAGAAAAAAAGCCGTTTGGTTGCAGATGTAGACAGTAAAAGAATCATTTTAATTGGTAATGAGAATTATCAAAAAATAAACTTGATGTACTCTTCTGTTAGAGCACTTTCTCCAATACATCTACAGTATTTACGCAATGCTAATTGTGAAGCAAGTTTCTCTATTTCTATTGTAATTAACGAAAAATTGTGGGGAATTGTAGCATGTCAGAATTCCAAGCCGAAATTTATTCCAAATCAAGTTCGTTTGCAAACCGAATTATTGACGCGTCAAGCAAGGTTGACTTATGTGAATTTTAAATCAACTGAACGATTAAAGTTCCAAAATCATTTTAACGAAACAGCGATTAAATTGAAAGAGAATCTTTTAACAGAAGAAAATCTTCAGCAATCAATGAACAATAATCTAAAAGAGGTTCTTAACCTTACAAAGGCAGATGGAATTGCATTGGTTAATTTTGACGATGTTTTTGTAGAAGGCGAAACGCCAGATAAAGAAGAAATTTTGAGAATAAAAGAATGGGCATTTAAAAGAAACTCAGCACGTTTATTTACCTCGAATACTTTTTATCTAGATTATGGACAAGAGATTAGGCTTAGTCCAAGTTCGGCTGGTGTAATGTTTTGTTTTCTAAATCAAACTTACGAACATTTTATTATTTGGTTCAAAAAAGAACAAGTTCAAACCTTAGATTGGGCTGGAGAACCAAGTAAAATTAAAAATGTAGATGTTATAAATGGCGATGAAATACATAGTTTTTCTCCTCGAACTTCTTTCAAAATTTGGCAAGAGAATATTAAGAATAAATCGTTTATTTGGTTAGATAAGGAGAAATATGTTGCCAAAGAAGTAATAAAGTTAATTATAGAAACACTTCATTTACAATCATTCAAAATTCATAGTTTATATGAGCAATTAAAGGAAATAAATGACGAATTAGACTCGTTTACCTATACAGTTTCTCACGATTTACGTACACCTTTATCGGTGATGAAATTGAATTGTCAGATGCTTCAAAGAAGTTTGATAGATGATGAAATTAAAAATGATCGATTAAAAAGTGTTATTGAAGAAATTGATCGAATGACACAAATGATGCAGGATCTTTTGGCGTTGAGTAAAGCTAAAAAATCAGAAATTGTATTGTCTACAATCGAAACAAAACCAATCATAGAAAAGATTATACACGATGTTTTATTGTATTATAAAACTAATGATACACAAGTTGTTGTAGAAGAAATACATAATGTTTTGGGGGATAAAACGATGTTTTATGAGGTTTTTCTGAATATTATTGGTAATGCAATAAAATATTCTTCCCAAGCACAACATCCAATCATAAAAATATGGTCAGAATTGAATGAAGAGGAGGTTATTTTTAAAGTAAAAGATAACGGAATCGGAATAAAACAGGAAGATTACAACAAGATGTTTAAGCTATTTAGCAGAATGTCTAACACAGGAAATATCTCTGGAAATGGTGTAGGGCTTTCTATTGCGCACAGAATGATGGATAGAATGAATGGTGGTATATCTTTTGAAAGTAAAGTGGGAGAAGAAACAACTTTTATATTAACATTTAAAAAAATCTAA
- a CDS encoding type I restriction enzyme HsdR N-terminal domain-containing protein, whose amino-acid sequence MTELVQLNFSEKYQIRLKQAQDKLYIFCLIRKKWLVYTPEEWVRQHVLNYLINDLGYSTSAIALEVAIDITGMRKRADIVVYQQEKPFIMVECKAPHIVISQATFDQIARYNIVLGSQLLMVTNGLNHFYCMMDFVQKRYNFLKELPKKG is encoded by the coding sequence ATGACTGAATTAGTACAATTAAATTTTTCCGAAAAATACCAAATAAGATTGAAACAAGCCCAAGATAAATTGTATATCTTTTGTTTGATTCGAAAAAAATGGTTGGTCTATACGCCCGAAGAATGGGTTAGGCAACACGTTCTGAATTATTTAATCAACGATTTGGGTTATTCTACTTCGGCGATTGCGTTGGAAGTTGCAATTGATATTACAGGAATGCGAAAACGTGCAGATATTGTCGTTTATCAGCAAGAAAAGCCATTTATTATGGTAGAATGTAAAGCGCCACATATTGTAATTTCGCAAGCAACTTTTGATCAAATAGCGCGTTACAACATTGTGTTAGGTTCTCAATTGTTGATGGTAACAAATGGTTTGAATCATTTTTATTGTATGATGGATTTTGTTCAAAAAAGATATAACTTCTTGAAAGAGTTGCCGAAGAAAGGATAA
- the holA gene encoding DNA polymerase III subunit delta: protein MSPVESLIKDIKNKNYKPIYFLAGDEPFFIDQVTDLLEANILTEEKKGFNQTIVYGQDVEVGQLIGMARQYPMGAEKSVVIVKEAQHLSRSIDQLEMYANQVQDSTVLIINYKGNSLDKRKKIYKVLNEKGYYHEFKKIYESELPAWIEQKVAANQFKIEPKAKFLLTEYVGADLSRLNNELEKLFTIVGADKTITPNHIEKHIGISKDYNVFELRNAIETKNIEKAFKIIKYFEKNPKDNPYVVSITTIFNLFTNIIQIHVTPDKSKQNLAKVLGINPYFVQGMMTAASNYPLKKATRIISFIREYDLKGKGVGTTGNVTPSQLLIELVYKIMNL, encoded by the coding sequence ATGAGTCCTGTAGAATCTTTGATCAAAGATATAAAAAACAAAAACTATAAACCGATTTACTTCTTGGCGGGCGATGAGCCGTTTTTCATCGATCAGGTAACTGATTTATTGGAAGCGAATATTTTAACAGAAGAAAAAAAAGGTTTTAACCAAACAATAGTTTATGGACAAGATGTAGAAGTTGGACAATTGATTGGAATGGCGCGTCAATACCCGATGGGTGCAGAAAAATCTGTAGTCATTGTAAAAGAAGCGCAACATCTTAGCCGTTCGATAGATCAGTTAGAAATGTATGCAAATCAAGTACAAGATTCTACGGTTTTAATCATCAATTACAAAGGAAATTCACTTGATAAACGCAAGAAAATCTATAAAGTTCTGAATGAAAAAGGGTATTACCACGAATTCAAAAAAATTTATGAAAGCGAGTTACCTGCTTGGATAGAACAGAAAGTTGCAGCTAATCAATTTAAAATTGAACCAAAAGCAAAGTTTTTGTTGACAGAATATGTGGGTGCTGATTTATCTCGATTGAATAATGAATTAGAAAAACTCTTTACAATTGTTGGTGCGGATAAAACTATCACACCAAATCATATTGAGAAACATATTGGGATTAGTAAAGATTATAATGTTTTTGAACTTCGTAATGCAATCGAAACGAAGAACATCGAAAAAGCATTCAAAATCATTAAATATTTCGAGAAAAATCCGAAGGATAATCCGTACGTCGTTTCAATCACAACAATTTTTAATCTGTTTACTAACATCATTCAAATTCATGTTACACCCGATAAATCGAAGCAAAATTTGGCAAAAGTCTTAGGAATTAACCCCTACTTTGTACAAGGAATGATGACGGCTGCAAGTAATTATCCGCTGAAAAAAGCTACGAGAATTATCTCATTTATTCGTGAATATGATTTGAAAGGAAAAGGTGTTGGAACTACTGGAAATGTGACGCCAAGCCAATTATTAATTGAATTAGTGTATAAAATTATGAATCTATAA
- a CDS encoding alkaline phosphatase family protein: protein MKKSILSIFSAIVLTFSVTANAQEIEEQIVIENRVNDAKQQDKPYVILISADGFRYDYAQKHEAKNLLALAKNGVKADAMYPSFPSVTFPNHYTIVTGLTPIHHGLVGNNMLDREVGDRYSLGNRNAVINPKWYGGTPIWNLAEQNKMLAACYYWPGSEAPINGMFPTYSYKYSEKSPIDYRIQQVVNWLELPAEKRPHLITFYFPEVDHAGHSFGPDAPETKEAVQFVDQSIKKLNDEVAKTGLKVNFVFVSDHGMTRIDDENPLKLPIKIDESKVQVASNGSYVSLFVKDKNDIESIYKEIKAVQNNTFEVYKTTNVPSKYHFDKKNDRYNRIGDIILIAHAPNYFSNKNAPKGSHGFYVKETPEMKATFMAWGPNIKSGKEIKVFPNTEIYPMLAKLLGLPIQEKIDGTNQLANKILVK from the coding sequence ATGAAAAAATCAATACTTAGTATATTTTCTGCAATTGTTTTAACGTTCTCTGTTACAGCAAATGCGCAAGAAATCGAAGAACAAATAGTAATCGAAAATCGTGTGAATGATGCTAAACAACAAGATAAACCTTATGTTATCTTGATTTCGGCAGATGGTTTTCGTTATGATTATGCTCAAAAACATGAAGCTAAAAATCTATTAGCTTTGGCTAAAAATGGAGTAAAAGCTGATGCCATGTATCCGTCTTTTCCATCGGTTACATTTCCAAATCATTACACAATTGTAACTGGTTTAACGCCTATTCATCACGGTTTGGTGGGGAATAATATGTTAGATAGAGAAGTTGGCGATCGTTATTCATTGGGAAATAGAAATGCAGTTATCAATCCGAAATGGTACGGAGGAACGCCAATTTGGAATCTTGCAGAGCAGAACAAAATGTTAGCTGCTTGTTACTATTGGCCAGGTTCGGAAGCGCCTATTAATGGTATGTTTCCAACGTATTCGTACAAGTATTCGGAAAAATCACCAATTGACTATCGTATTCAGCAAGTAGTTAATTGGTTGGAATTACCAGCTGAAAAACGTCCACATTTGATTACGTTCTATTTTCCGGAAGTAGATCACGCGGGGCATTCTTTTGGTCCTGATGCGCCTGAAACAAAGGAAGCTGTACAGTTTGTAGATCAATCAATCAAGAAATTGAATGATGAGGTTGCAAAAACAGGTTTGAAAGTGAATTTTGTGTTTGTTTCTGATCATGGAATGACAAGAATCGATGATGAAAATCCATTGAAATTACCAATCAAAATTGATGAATCGAAAGTACAAGTTGCTTCAAATGGATCTTATGTAAGCCTTTTTGTAAAAGATAAAAATGATATTGAATCTATTTACAAAGAAATAAAAGCTGTTCAGAATAATACATTCGAAGTTTATAAAACAACAAATGTTCCGTCGAAATATCATTTTGATAAAAAGAATGATCGATACAATCGTATTGGAGATATTATTTTGATTGCACATGCGCCAAACTATTTTTCAAACAAAAATGCACCGAAAGGTTCGCATGGTTTTTATGTAAAAGAAACGCCAGAAATGAAAGCGACTTTTATGGCTTGGGGACCAAATATTAAGTCTGGTAAAGAGATTAAAGTTTTTCCAAATACAGAAATCTATCCAATGCTTGCGAAGTTATTAGGTTTGCCAATTCAAGAAAAAATTGATGGAACAAATCAATTAGCAAATAAAATTTTGGTGAAATAA
- a CDS encoding biliverdin-producing heme oxygenase, with product MLSDYLKEKTAVYHKEIEDKLESNKLFNSTFTDKNYYKMLQVNHIFLKSYEDSIKEFLNEKDLENLALTKLNKLSLIEQDINELGLEELNIPKQFELQNRAEAIGALYVIEGSMLGGNVIAKTLKKYPFLENKSFNYFGHYGENLGQIWKTFIGYINQEFTTEEEQQQVFEGAKKAYEDLISFA from the coding sequence ATGCTATCTGATTATTTAAAAGAAAAAACAGCGGTTTATCACAAAGAAATTGAAGATAAATTAGAATCGAATAAATTGTTTAACAGCACATTTACAGATAAAAATTATTATAAAATGTTGCAGGTTAATCATATTTTTCTAAAATCGTATGAAGATTCTATTAAAGAATTTTTGAATGAAAAAGACTTAGAAAATTTAGCCTTAACAAAACTCAATAAATTGTCTTTGATTGAACAAGATATTAACGAGTTGGGCTTAGAAGAATTGAATATACCAAAACAATTCGAATTACAAAATAGAGCCGAAGCAATTGGAGCTTTATATGTGATAGAAGGTTCTATGCTTGGCGGAAATGTGATTGCAAAAACACTGAAAAAATATCCATTTTTAGAGAATAAAAGTTTCAATTATTTTGGACATTATGGTGAAAACCTTGGTCAAATCTGGAAAACTTTTATTGGTTATATCAATCAAGAATTTACAACAGAAGAAGAGCAACAACAAGTTTTTGAAGGTGCTAAAAAAGCCTACGAAGATTTGATAAGTTTTGCTTAA
- a CDS encoding carbonic anhydrase yields MKAHTSETQATTTPDKALEFLKEGNARFVQNLKANRDLLSQVNDTREGQWPFAVVLSCIDSRTSAELIFDQGLGDIFSVRIAGNFVNQDILGSMEFGTNVAGSKLIVVLGHSKCGALKGGLDAEAIHKTGMNNLCHLVDHFNPIIDEIIQEGEERSSKNADLLERLNHQNVIQTIEDIRNQSTTLNTLEKEGKIKIIGANYCVDSGVVTWL; encoded by the coding sequence ATGAAAGCACATACATCAGAAACTCAAGCAACAACAACTCCAGATAAAGCGTTAGAATTTTTAAAAGAAGGAAATGCAAGATTTGTTCAAAATTTAAAAGCAAACAGAGATTTACTTTCGCAAGTGAATGACACAAGAGAGGGACAATGGCCGTTTGCGGTTGTTTTGAGCTGTATTGATAGCCGTACTTCTGCAGAACTTATTTTCGATCAAGGTTTAGGAGATATTTTTAGTGTACGAATTGCTGGTAATTTCGTTAATCAAGATATTTTAGGTTCAATGGAATTTGGAACAAATGTGGCTGGCTCTAAATTGATTGTTGTCTTAGGACACTCTAAATGTGGCGCTTTGAAAGGCGGATTAGACGCTGAAGCAATTCACAAAACTGGAATGAATAATTTGTGTCATTTGGTTGATCATTTCAATCCTATTATCGACGAAATCATTCAAGAAGGTGAAGAACGTTCTTCTAAAAATGCAGATTTATTAGAAAGATTAAATCACCAAAACGTTATACAAACAATAGAAGATATTCGTAACCAAAGTACAACCTTGAATACCTTAGAAAAAGAAGGGAAAATCAAGATAATAGGTGCAAACTACTGTGTAGATTCAGGCGTTGTAACTTGGTTATAA
- a CDS encoding DUF7832 domain-containing protein, protein MNCLKQKESSSKEISKYDDASWHYGNDFPKDLAQENASTHIGMYMKWCIDNDLISSELKKDSQAGIDSVKNNIITGAEFINSYSDGKFLSTDLSDIGRKFTNDYYEDNSDFSKNNGSYLDDYIKIFEKIIDKKSVYHVEDSEQNYLLIKAKIDSKFKEWKKIYF, encoded by the coding sequence GTGAATTGTTTAAAACAGAAAGAAAGTTCTTCTAAAGAAATTTCTAAATATGATGATGCTTCTTGGCATTATGGAAATGATTTTCCAAAAGATTTAGCTCAAGAAAATGCGTCAACTCATATTGGAATGTATATGAAGTGGTGTATTGATAATGATTTAATTTCTTCAGAGTTGAAAAAAGATTCACAAGCAGGAATTGATTCTGTGAAAAATAACATAATAACTGGAGCTGAGTTTATTAATAGTTATTCTGATGGTAAGTTTTTATCTACTGATTTAAGTGATATTGGAAGAAAATTTACAAATGATTATTACGAAGATAATAGTGATTTTTCTAAGAATAATGGATCATATTTAGATGATTACATAAAGATATTCGAGAAGATAATTGACAAAAAATCTGTTTATCATGTTGAAGATTCAGAACAAAATTATTTACTTATTAAAGCAAAGATTGATAGTAAATTTAAGGAATGGAAAAAAATATACTTCTAA